TGCATGCTAGAGACAACTCCAGAATCCACCTCCAACCGCAATACAGTGCGATGCACCTCCTGTCCATCTGGAGTAGTGCACATAGGCGAAAATCTCGCGAAGAAAACTCCGCTGAGCCAGTCTGCATGAACGCGGTCGCCAAACTCGGGATACACCTGCTCCAAGGGCATATCACCACTGCATCGACTTAAGCCGACTAACCAGATTTTCTGGTCAACCAGTTCGAACCGGCCCACAGGCCCGCCTATAGCAGAGCAGGCTTCAGCCCGCTTTGCGGCAAACAGGCGTTCTGTTCTGGGTAACTCAAGCCAGCAGCATTTCTCTGGATGGATCGGTCCGAGTTCATTTCCAACAAGCAGCGTATCAGCCAATGGCTGGGTTGCCGAAATCGGAGGAACGACGGCCATCAGCAGACCGAAGAGTACAAAGCGGAGATTGCAATGGTTCATGTGTACTTAACGTTTGGTTAAGGGCCGGGCTTTAGCCCGTCCCAGTGAGCGAAGCGAGTGATTTGAGCAGCTTGTTAGGCAATTAATCGCTGTTGTCATGCCAAAAAACATCGCCCTCATCAATATCTTCATCGTGAGCGTGAGCTATTGGGTGTTGGTTGGGGTTCAGCTGCTTTCCTCGATTGCCTTGTGCTTGGTCGTATTGCCGGTTTGTGCCGCTGGTGCCCTTGTTCGGGTTAACCTGATTTGCCTCATTGTCTTGAGGGGATATTTCTTTGAAGGCTTTCTCTAAGTCCATGATTAAGTTCCTCAGCTTGTATTTTTATAGAGCCTAACGTTTGGTTAAGGGGCCGGCTTTAGCCGGTCCCAGTGAGCGAAGCGAACGGTTTGAACCAATTGTTATGCGCATGCTACAACCCATTTGCAATGGCTTTTTGAATTATAGGCGCTACGGTTGTTTTGTTTATTCCGCGATCAATGCAGTATTTTGACTCAAGCCAGTTTGATAATTTCTTTTGCCCCTTGCTCGCATTACATGAGCAGCAGCATAGCGAGATGTTTTCTCGGGTAATTATCTTTGCATCATTGATTATGTGCTCCCAGCTGGCGCGCGTTTTCTTAGAGACTTTGGTGGTTGTGAACTCTACACCGCAATAAACGCATTTTTTGTCTCTTTCACGGACTTCCTTTTCGAGCCAGCTTGGGATGTTCCAACTGTTTGCCATATAGCTGCCTTGAGCGCTTGTGCATAACGTTTGGTTAAGGGGCGGGCTTTAGCCCGTCCCAGTGAGCGAAGCGAACGTTTTGAACCAGTTGTTAGACGTTGCTTGCACGCTTTCCTCGTAGGGCTTCAAAGATACCCATTGAGAGTTTTGGGTTGTAAGTCTTTCCTTTGAAAGACGTGATGCTTAGCCTGAGCAGGCTATATATTAGATAAAGCCCGAAAATTATGATTAATATGTTTGTGAGTAAGCCGCTTGATACGAGTGGTATTGTGAACTCTCCATCGCGGGATACGATTAGTAGTGAGCCAATTACTAGTCCGATAACGATGCTTATTAGAATTAGTGAAATGATTAGGTCAAAGGCCTTTAGTGTCGTGTCTTTTGCTAGATTTAGCGATAGCTTCTTGTATATGAAGTAAAGGATTGCAGGTAAGACTGGGAGTAGCCAAGGGGCAACTAAGTATGATGCAGCCAGAACCATAAGAGGTGTTGCTGCGGCAGTGGTACGATCCTTCGTCGTGTTGTTCACGTAATTTTCCTGCAATGTCTAACGTTTGGTTAAGGGGCGGGCTTTAGCCCGTCCCAGTGAGCGAAGCGAGCGTTTTGAACCATTTGTTAGGCGCAATGTTGGCGCTGACTCAATACGGCGCTTAACAGCTCAGGAATCCACTCGGGTTTGAATATGGTTGAATTCTCATTTTGCATTTCTTTAAGACTCCACCATTTCCACTTTTGAATAGTGCATTTTTCTTCGTCGGTCCATTCTGCGGCGAATATATTTGAATTTGGTGGGCACTTTACTAAATAGTATTTTTCTAGCCAGCGCGCAGGTGTTGAACGTGCTACAGCATATACTTCATCTCGCTCTTTCAAGAGATTTCCAATTTTCAGAGTAAGCCCGGTTTCCTCGTATAGCTCCCGTGCGGCTGCATCGGTGTAGCTTTCTCCCGACTTAAGCTCGCCGCCAGCGGTTGCCCAGAATGGTGCTTGATGCTCGTCCTTGTATAAAAATAACAAAAGACGTCCTTCGCTATCCACGATAAATAATCTAGAGGATTTTCTGACTTCCATTTCTGCCCCAAGCGTAATGCGTGCTTTGATTGAATTGTGCCTAACGTTTGGTTAAGGGGCCGGCTTTAGCCGGTCCCGAGTGAGCGAAGCGAACGACTTGAACCACTAGTTAGAGGTGCAGGCTCAAATATTTGCGGCAATACTTTGTTTTATTTCAAATTCAACATAGTCATTGAGTGAAACTTCGTCATGCGGCCACTTGGCGATGTTTATTATTATAGTTCCGCGCTTCTCGGCTTCGGTTTTCAAGGCGCCGCCAACCTTGTTTTCAGCGGTTATAATTATTGAGCCTAGACCCAAAGCCAGGAGGTCTCTGTCGGTCTCGTTTTTCCTTAATTTTGACTTTCTTGGCGGGCCAAGATTTTTTTGTGTTTCTTCCAAGAATTTAAGTTGTTCATCCGTGGCGAAAGACCCGGCATCAAAGCCACCAATATATCTGAGATTGTTTTCAGGGTTTTCTAAATCGCTGAACCCAAAAAATGATGCTTCATTAATGTACTGTTCCCCGATCAGTGATAATGCGTAAGCCTTGACGGATTTATCTTCGGGGATGTCGTATATTTCTTGTCGAACACCTTTGGTTATTATTATTTTGTAGATTTCTTCTGGAAATTCTTCTGCAAGGTTAACTTGGTGTTTGCATAGGGTGTTGATTGCGCAAGAGTCAATGTAAATCTTGAGGAGGTTTTGCATGAGATTTCCTTGCGCCTCTAACGATTAAGCTAAGGGCCGGCTTTAGCCGGTCCCAGTGAGCGAAGCGAACGATTTGAGCGCATTGTTAGGTGCTACTCATTTCTCGATATTTACGCCTGATCTTTGTGATTAGTTCAGGCTCGTCAATACCGTAATCCAAGCAAACAATTTTGCCTTTAATTTTTCCCCAGTTTTCTGGCTTATACTCCATGTCGGGATTGGGGTAGTAATTGCTATATTCTCCGTCGTTTGCGAGCTTGATCTCTTCAAAAGTTACTGGTTGGAGTGCTCTGTACATAACAAGAACGAGTCCCAGAGGATCGGAGAATCGAACTGGGCATAAGTGTGCCCATCCGAATTTTGGCTTCCATTCTCTCCACATCTCTGCTTCCCATCTATTGCAACGTGCTCCTCGAATAATATTTCTTATTCGAGGCACTTTTATTGCCCATCTTGATGTAATAA
The sequence above is drawn from the Pseudomonas sp. Z8(2022) genome and encodes:
- a CDS encoding NUDIX hydrolase is translated as MEVRKSSRLFIVDSEGRLLLFLYKDEHQAPFWATAGGELKSGESYTDAAARELYEETGLTLKIGNLLKERDEVYAVARSTPARWLEKYYLVKCPPNSNIFAAEWTDEEKCTIQKWKWWSLKEMQNENSTIFKPEWIPELLSAVLSQRQHCA